The Candidatus Woesearchaeota archaeon genomic interval TTTTTAATTTTAACACTGACACTATTACTAGGGACATTATTAATTTCTGGATGTGCAAAACAACAATACGTACCACAAACAGCTGATCCAGTATCAAGCGCAACAGACTTAATAGACTTAGAACCCAAACAAGAAGAAGTAGTTGTAGATATTGAAATTGACTCAGAAGAATTATTAAAAGATTCCGAAGAAGAACCTGTAAAAATCGAAACTCCAGTTCTCGATAAAAGAATTGTTGCACTAAAAAAAGCAACAGAAAAAGTCCAATCATACGAATTCTTTTACAGAGGAGTAAATGAGGGAAAATACGCAAATGTTTTATCAAAAATGAGCCATTTTTTTGTATATAAAAATGCAGTTAAAATAATCATTCCAAAAAAACAAAACTATTTTCCAGAAGATGTTTTTAACATAGTATATTTAGATAAAGCAAATAAAAAAGCATATGGTTACTGTACAGATTTTAAATACTGTGCAAAAATGGATTCACTAAGAGAATTAAATTATGATGATTACAATATCGAATTACCACTCGAACTTACAAAAAATATTGAATTTGCAAGTTATGTAAAAAAACAACAAATAGAATTATCAAAAGATTCAATCGTTGTAGAATATTTTGAAGGTAAATCTGGAGAAGATAAAGTATGGCTTTGGATTTACGAATACAACGGCGCAGTATTACAGAAAGAAACATTCAAACAAGATGGAAAAGTAATTACTATTGATTTTGATGAAATGCTTTTTAATAAAGTAAACAAAGAAGATGTATATCCTCCAAAAGACGTTTTACCACCTGGATTTGGAAATCAAATAATACCTGACGAGGAAAAATCAAACACAGATACGAGTTCCACTGAAATACAAACAACACAAACTCAACTAAGTGACACTGCAGGCGTAAATAAAGACTGTGTCACAATACAAGGACTTATGAGAGTTTCAGAAGACACTAAAATTTGTCCTGGAACTTACACATTAAGACAAGGAATAAGTATTTCTGAATCAAATGTAACACTTGATTGTAATGGTGCAACAATACAAGGTTCACCACATGATTACTTAGATAAAGATATTGTAGGAGTTAATTTCAGATCAGATTCCCGAGGAGTAAAACTAATTAATTGCGTAATTAAGGACTTTGGAATAGGAGTTAAATTAACCACAGATAGTAACTTTTTATTCAATAATACAATAACAAAAAATAGTGTTGGAGTACTTATGGAACAACTAGATTACCCATATTATGTGGACTTTGAAATCAAAGAAAATGAATTATTAAAAAACAGAATTTTTGATAATGATCGACAAGTGGGCGTTGATGATCAAACTTATGACATATACGCAGATGAATTAAGAGATGTTATTGCCAATGAAAACTATTGGGGTGAAGACTTAAAAGACGGATGTAAATATATTCGATTTTTTGATAAAGCTCACGTAGAAATTTATGATAAAGGCAGAATATCAACAAAGAAAATGATAATTACAACCACATCTTATGAAGATATAGAAATGACAAAGAAAAAAATCTGCCCAATAGAATAATAATTTGATAAAAAAAATAATCAAAAAAAAAAAATATTTAAATTTTTTATTATATTTTTATTTTTTAAATTTAATTAACAACCCCGCAATCACTTCTTATTTTTAATCATACATTTTACTTACAGAACCATTATGTTCAATTCTAAAAATTGCTTCTGCAAAAACATCTTCAACTGGAACTTCAATATAATAATCTCTCGCATCAATAATTGCCCTATCATGCGTAACTGCATTTGTTGTGAAAAAATAATTCAAAACTCCGTCAGAATGTAATCTATCAAGCAAAACTAATGCAGGATGATTTAGTAATGATAATGCTGCTGCAAAAGAAACATTCATCGCACCTTCTTCTTTTACCAATCTACAACCTTTATCTCCAGTCCCAAATGTTGCCACCAAATCATCAATTATTAATGAACTTAAACCTTTACCCTTACTATCAACAAACTGGCGAATTCGTCGCATTATTTGTCTAGCTACTTCTGGATCACTAATATCCCCGTTAACCATCCTATCAATTTCGCGAAGTTGCGCTATAGGATCAACCTCATATTGCACGATATCACCTATTAATTGTGCACTAGCAATTGTACTTGGATTACTATAATCTCTTTCTTTGTAAATAATACCCATTTTTGATCCAGTTTTGTTAGCAACGTGCCTAGCCCTTGTAGCACCACCAATATCCGGCGAAATACAAACCATATCATTAAAACCAATAATATCATTTATAGCTGCAATTAAATTTTTACTAGAATAAAGCGTTTCTAATTGTGCAGTTCTAAAAAAACCACGAATAGCCCTATTGTGAATATCCATAGTCAAAACTCTTTTTACAACTCCCATTCCTGCATCTTCAATTTCTCTTGAGACCATTCTTGCAGTTAAACCTTCTCTATCAAGAACTTTATCTTGACGCGCATAAGGAAAAACTGGAAGAACTGCAGTAATTTCTGATGCTCTTGCTTCCTTTGCTGCGTCGATTGCAGTTTTTAATGCCATGAAATTATCATTTACACTATGACGCGTAAAAAATTCTTGTGAAGAAAGTAACTTACCTCCCACCGCACTTAAAAATTCGTTGAACTCAGCATCATCACTTGATCTAACTCCTGGAACTATACTTTTTAACATAGCAACATAAGAATTATCATCACCTTTTTTATTTGTTAGATGTGCCTCGAATGAAGAAAAATCTTTTTTGAAAGAAACTGAATCCATAAAATTAGAATATACTTGATCAAAATATTGTGCGTCCAATTCAAAACCAAATGATTCATGAAATAATTGTTTAAACCCTGTTTTTGTTTCTTCTTGTCTGGCAAAAGAAACAAATGACTCATAAACAAACTGATATTTTCCACAAGTAGAATTTTCCACATCTTGAACAATAAAAACACGAGAACCACCAATTGAATCATCAATAATAGTTTTTACTTCAGTATTTGCAAAATGAGTTTCTTTAAGTCCCGTACGGTTACCCCTTTCACCCATAACTCCCCCTGGACAAACAAAACCACCCAGTTCAGTATTACAACCACCAGTACACATTCGTTCTAGTTCACTTGCAATTTTTTCTGCAAAAGTTAAACCTGCATCACACGCAACAATTTGAATTTTACCTTTATATGCTTCACAAGGACGACCATACATTAAACAACACCCCAAATATTATTTGATTGATTTATTTAATTGATACAAAATTTATTTAAAATTAAATTTTAAAAAATTGAATTAAAAAATAATAATTAATTAAACTAATAAAAAAATAAATTAAGATTTAATAAGATCTGCATATGAACCTTTGCACGCGCACTTTGAATCATAACCAATAGTTGCCCTAACAATTGCACTCAAAACATCTTTAGGTTCTGGTTGGTTAAATGAAGGAAGAACCCGCGCACCATGAACAAATGCTAAAGGCACATAACATAACCCTAGTTCTGCTGCAGGAAATGCTTCAACAAAATCAGATCCGACAAGTCCAAGAAAATATCCTGAATTAATCAATCTTGCATCCTCAGAATTTAACTCGACATTCTCAGGCAAATTAACATAAACAACTCGTGTTTTTGGTCGATCTAAAGGATGAGGATCCACAGTAAACGCTGCAAAAGACATCACTAATTGTTCAATAGTTTCAGCAGCCCTTTTTACGAGACCATTTTTTTGCATTGTGTATGACTCGCGAGCTACAAACTTACGAAGTGGTTTACAAATAGGAACTGGAATTGGAATTGGAAACGAACTAGTTTCATGGTCCGATAATCGCTTATAACTAGGAGTTATTACATGCATATTTACTAATTGAGATGGAACTACAAAATTACCTTGCAACGAATAGGGTTCTAGCGTTGTTGCAGTGCCTAAACCAAAAACTAAATCAGGATCAAAATATTTTAATGCCTGCATATTTGCTAAATGATTAACTTCACCTATTGGAATTGAATCATTTTCTCCTTGACGATAAACAAAAATTGCTTCAACATCTTCTGCTCCCGGAGTTTTAATAAGAACTCTATTTTGAGACACGGATGAACGTTGAGTGCCAACTTTAACTTCTCGCACTTCTGTTTCTAACATAGAACTATCTGGCATAAAATCAAGAAATTTCGTAAAATCCGCAGTTCCAATAATTCCAATTTTCATAAAGTAAACGCCTCAGTAAAAAAATAAATTATTAAATAAAATATTTGAAATATAAATTAATATAACTTCTATTTAAGAGAGAATTAAATAATTATTTAAATGTTGTTTAGTCGCGAAAAGGTTACGAAAAATAATTAAGAAAAATATACCAAAATAAATATTAATAAATTTATTCTGTTGGCTTAGATTCAACTTTTGAAGGTTTAGACTCAGACTTTACAGGAGAACTTTCAGGATTTTTTTTAACCATTTTTGGATAAACTCCTGTTGAAATTATAACTCGCGCAGGCTTTACTGCAAGACCTCTTTTATGTTTAATCATTTCAGACGAAA includes:
- a CDS encoding ribose-phosphate pyrophosphokinase, with the protein product MYGRPCEAYKGKIQIVACDAGLTFAEKIASELERMCTGGCNTELGGFVCPGGVMGERGNRTGLKETHFANTEVKTIIDDSIGGSRVFIVQDVENSTCGKYQFVYESFVSFARQEETKTGFKQLFHESFGFELDAQYFDQVYSNFMDSVSFKKDFSSFEAHLTNKKGDDNSYVAMLKSIVPGVRSSDDAEFNEFLSAVGGKLLSSQEFFTRHSVNDNFMALKTAIDAAKEARASEITAVLPVFPYARQDKVLDREGLTARMVSREIEDAGMGVVKRVLTMDIHNRAIRGFFRTAQLETLYSSKNLIAAINDIIGFNDMVCISPDIGGATRARHVANKTGSKMGIIYKERDYSNPSTIASAQLIGDIVQYEVDPIAQLREIDRMVNGDISDPEVARQIMRRIRQFVDSKGKGLSSLIIDDLVATFGTGDKGCRLVKEEGAMNVSFAAALSLLNHPALVLLDRLHSDGVLNYFFTTNAVTHDRAIIDARDYYIEVPVEDVFAEAIFRIEHNGSVSKMYD